Part of the Mytilus edulis chromosome 9, xbMytEdul2.2, whole genome shotgun sequence genome, TCGGGTATCGGTCCAAGCTCAAATGGCGCGACGTATGACTTAGTCATGGATATGTTACGAGGCATGTATGAAAAAGGTTATAATCTGTATTGTGACAATTACTACACATCACCCCAACTATTTTGGGATCTCTATGGTCTAGGTGTAGGAGCGACAGGCACTGTAAGGTCTAACCGTCGTGGTATTCCACAATTTTTGAAAGACAAAAAACTTACAAATAAAGGAGATCTTTCTGTAATGAGTAATGGTCCTTTAAATTGTGTCAAATTTCTTGATGGAAAGGCTGTTTTTATGCTTTCGACTATACATAAAACCAATTTGGTCAACACACGCCGTCGTGACCGTGAGACAAATGATTATATAAGAAAACCTAGTGTTGTGAACTACTATAATAAATATATGGGTGGTGTTGATCGGTCTGATCAAATGATTACTTACATTAATAGTGTTGTTAAATCATTTAAGTGGTGGAAAAAGGTAATTTTCCATGTTCTTGCTATTGCTGTTCTAGATGCATACACTTTGTATAAAGCTGACCACCCTAATATAACACATAAAGCGTTCAGAAGACAATTAATAACTGAACTTGTATCTAATAACCCAATAGAAAGTGATAAAGTAGGAAGGCCTTCAAATGCGAAATTAGAACGCCTAAGTGAAAGACATTTCATTTCTAGAATTGTAGGGgtgggcaaaaaaaaaaacattgcacgTTTATGCAAAGTCTGCAATGAGGCTGAAAAGAACAATGTAAATATGAACAACCTACAAAAACGCAAACGGCCAGGTCATGAGACTTGTTACGAATGTAGAGAATGTAATGTTTCTTTGTGCATTGAACCATGCTTTAAGATATGGCATACACAAAAGGAATATGTTGTTGCTTACAAGAGATGGAAGAATTCTTCTGTCCAACCAGTTGATGAGGAATAGTTTCTTTGTGCATGT contains:
- the LOC139487945 gene encoding piggyBac transposable element-derived protein 4-like — its product is MQLFFSIFSFSQNKIKRGRFCVYFLIMAEASTSIAENICELFADTDSENEEFEGFTENDFAEDDLNIDNVSERDDLFDIDNWVMGEKNPELLPFTQTPGIKCDLPDNASVSDYFYLYVNENDFENISEETNRYAKQYLDKNNNLSRFSRFRKWTNTTATEMKRFIAVVFAMGILSQSDVTDYWSKNPVTSTPFFPSTMPRDRFLLMSSFFHLANNDEYVARGQPNYNPLFKLGTFYGRIVNRFHSVYTPGQSISLDEGMIPWRGNLSFRVYSPDKPVKYGIKAYMISDSSNGYVSKFKLYTGKSGIGPSSNGATYDLVMDMLRGMYEKGYNLYCDNYYTSPQLFWDLYGLGVGATGTVRSNRRGIPQFLKDKKLTNKGDLSVMSNGPLNCVKFLDGKAVFMLSTIHKTNLVNTRRRDRETNDYIRKPSVVNYYNKYMGGVDRSDQMITYINSVVKSFKWWKKVIFHVLAIAVLDAYTLYKADHPNITHKAFRRQLITELVSNNPIESDKVGRPSNAKLERLSERHFISRIVGVGKKKNIARLCKVCNEAEKNNVNMNNLQKRKRPGHETCYECRECNVSLCIEPCFKIWHTQKEYVVAYKRWKNSSVQPVDEE